In one Bacillus sp. PK3_68 genomic region, the following are encoded:
- a CDS encoding chemotaxis protein CheD has translation MSSIGQIVKVGIADLNIVRPPNAIRTSGLGSCVGVVIYDDRTSVAGMVHVMLPDSSLAKNGHMNKAKYADTGINELVALLKAEGAQVYRLKAKIAGGAQMFQFSSQNSSFKIGPRNVAAVKQVLEAHHIPLIAEDTGGNSGRTIEFDPHTCDLHIRTVNKGNHII, from the coding sequence ATGAGTAGTATTGGACAAATCGTAAAAGTAGGGATTGCTGATTTAAATATTGTTCGTCCACCAAATGCCATTCGCACATCGGGGCTAGGATCTTGCGTTGGAGTGGTGATTTATGATGACCGGACATCTGTCGCTGGGATGGTACATGTTATGCTGCCAGACTCATCGCTTGCCAAAAATGGCCATATGAATAAAGCTAAATATGCAGATACAGGCATCAATGAATTGGTCGCTCTATTAAAAGCTGAAGGCGCACAAGTCTACAGATTGAAAGCAAAGATTGCTGGTGGTGCTCAAATGTTTCAATTTAGTTCGCAAAACAGCTCATTCAAAATTGGACCTAGGAATGTTGCAGCTGTGAAGCAAGTACTAGAGGCCCATCATATACCGCTCATAGCGGAAGACACAGGCGGAAACAGCGGCCGTACAATAGAATTTGATCCGCATACTTGCGATCTTCATATAAGAACAGTTAATAAAGGCAATCACATAATATAA
- a CDS encoding chemotaxis protein CheW encodes MSEITAPSMIKVIAFQLMDKEYAFPVHQVQGIEKLIHITRVPGTVSFIKGVINLRGVVTPIIDLRNRFSLPEKEYDEQTRIIIAASDDIEVGLVVDSANDVLDIPKSIIEPQPDIVGAVEAEYITGVAKLEKRLLILLNLERVFK; translated from the coding sequence ATGAGTGAAATCACAGCTCCGTCAATGATTAAAGTGATTGCTTTCCAATTAATGGATAAAGAATATGCATTTCCTGTTCACCAAGTTCAGGGGATTGAAAAGTTGATTCACATAACGCGTGTACCAGGAACGGTTTCTTTTATTAAAGGTGTGATCAATCTAAGGGGAGTGGTTACTCCAATTATTGATCTGCGTAATCGCTTTAGTCTGCCGGAAAAAGAGTACGATGAGCAGACCAGAATTATTATTGCGGCGTCTGATGATATTGAAGTCGGCTTAGTTGTAGATAGCGCCAATGATGTTCTTGATATTCCAAAAAGCATCATTGAACCTCAACCAGACATCGTCGGTGCCGTAGAAGCGGAATATATTACAGGCGTGGCTAAGCTAGAAAAGAGACTGCTTATCTTATTAAATTTAGAAAGAGTTTTTAAATAA
- a CDS encoding FliA/WhiG family RNA polymerase sigma factor — MAKQNRYDEQKLWAAWKESEDPEAGNLLVEKYMPLVSFHSQRISASLPKSVNKEDIKSLGLMGLYDALKKFDPTRDLKFDTYASFRIRGAILDGLRKEDWLPRGTRERAKKIEAKIEELEQKYLRKITAAEVAEQLDISEEEVHQTMTEHLFSNVLSMDEQVHDNEDSEGKRFVLKDEKADLPEDVLVKGELIQELTEEVSKLSEKEQLVLSLFYHEELTLTEIGEVMNLSTSRISQIHSKALFKLKNQLVKINGSVH, encoded by the coding sequence ATGGCCAAACAGAACAGATATGATGAACAAAAGTTGTGGGCTGCCTGGAAAGAGTCAGAGGATCCAGAGGCAGGCAATCTGCTTGTAGAAAAGTACATGCCACTTGTATCCTTTCATTCTCAACGGATATCAGCAAGCTTGCCGAAAAGCGTCAATAAAGAAGATATTAAAAGTCTTGGATTGATGGGTTTGTACGATGCGTTGAAGAAATTTGATCCAACCCGCGATTTAAAGTTTGATACGTATGCTTCTTTTCGCATTCGTGGAGCGATTTTGGATGGGCTTCGAAAGGAAGACTGGCTCCCGAGAGGAACGAGAGAAAGGGCAAAAAAGATTGAAGCAAAGATTGAGGAATTGGAACAAAAATACCTTCGAAAAATCACCGCAGCGGAAGTTGCAGAACAACTTGACATTTCAGAAGAAGAAGTTCATCAGACGATGACGGAGCATTTATTTTCCAATGTCCTATCGATGGACGAACAAGTACATGATAATGAAGATTCGGAAGGAAAGAGATTTGTATTAAAAGACGAGAAGGCAGATCTGCCGGAAGATGTTCTTGTGAAGGGTGAGCTGATTCAGGAGTTGACGGAGGAAGTTTCTAAGCTGTCTGAGAAAGAACAGCTCGTGCTCAGCTTATTCTATCATGAAGAGCTGACTTTAACTGAGATCGGTGAGGTAATGAATCTTTCGACTTCAAGAATCTCCCAAATTCATTCAAAAGCATTGTTTAAGCTGAAAAATCAGCTTGTAAAAATCAACGGATCGGTACATTAA
- the rpsB gene encoding 30S ribosomal protein S2 has product MSVISMKQLLEAGVHFGHQTRRWNPKMKKYIFQERNGIYIIDLQKTVRKVEEAYKFVRELAENGGKVLFVGTKKQAQESVKEEAERSGMYFVNQRWLGGTLTNFSTIQKRVQRLKNIEKMEEDGTFDVLPKKEVVQLKKEHERLVKFLGGIRDMKDLPDALFIIDPRKERIAVAEARKLNIPIVGIVDTNCDPDEIDYVIPANDDAIRAVKLLTGKMADAILEAKQGEETAEVEETTEVEETAAAE; this is encoded by the coding sequence ATGTCAGTTATTTCAATGAAGCAATTGCTTGAAGCTGGTGTTCACTTCGGTCACCAAACACGCCGTTGGAACCCAAAAATGAAAAAATATATTTTCCAGGAGCGTAATGGAATCTATATTATCGACCTTCAAAAAACAGTAAGAAAAGTTGAAGAAGCTTATAAATTCGTTAGAGAATTAGCTGAAAACGGCGGAAAAGTTCTTTTCGTTGGAACGAAAAAACAAGCTCAAGAATCTGTAAAAGAAGAAGCAGAACGTTCAGGAATGTACTTTGTAAACCAACGCTGGTTAGGTGGTACATTAACAAACTTCTCAACTATCCAAAAACGTGTACAACGCTTGAAAAACATCGAGAAAATGGAAGAGGACGGCACATTTGACGTACTTCCTAAAAAAGAAGTTGTACAATTGAAAAAAGAGCATGAACGTTTAGTGAAATTCCTTGGTGGAATTAGAGATATGAAAGACCTTCCTGATGCCCTTTTCATCATCGATCCTCGTAAAGAGCGTATTGCTGTGGCGGAAGCTCGTAAATTGAATATTCCAATCGTTGGTATCGTTGATACGAACTGTGATCCGGATGAAATCGATTATGTTATTCCAGCAAATGATGATGCGATCCGCGCTGTTAAACTTTTAACAGGCAAAATGGCTGATGCTATCCTTGAAGCAAAACAAGGTGAAGAAACAGCAGAAGTTGAAGAAACAACAGAAGTTGAAGAAACAGCAGCAGCTGAGTAA
- a CDS encoding chemotaxis protein CheA, whose amino-acid sequence MEVNQYLEVFIDESKEHLQAINENLLELEKNPEDLAIVNEIFRSAHTLKGMSATMGYEDLANLTHKMENVLDAIRNHKLKVTADILDVVFASIDDLEAMVQDIAAGGAGKRDVSDIVDKLLKIENGEMVSETASSVQIEASPSVSPSSTIKYDEFEYTVIQQSKEQGFTCFEIAIELRSDCVLKAARVFMVFEVLEKCGEVIKSTPSTEELEAEQFDERFVVTLITQESSDDIESKVKKVSEVERVTVSEFIVPSTEIEEATKEVAAAVVPDSPAPPQEKTEKKEEPKSSNKQQSVSNKTIRVNIERLDILMNLFEELVIDRGRLEQISGELNNPELNETVERMARISGDLQTIILNMRMVPVETVFNRFPRMVRQLARDLNKKINLEIIGAETELDRTVIDEIGDPLVHLIRNALDHGVETPEERRAKGKPEEGTVKLKAYHSGNHVFIEIEDDGAGINKEKVLNKALSKGIVTEEQVASMTDNQIYELILASGFSTADTISDISGRGVGLDVVKTTIESLGGSISIEATEGAGSVFLIQLPLTLSIISVMLVEVEKEKYAIPLSSIIETAIVKKEDVLNAHTQQVIDFRGKIVPLVFLEKIFEVPRESKEDEFYSIVIVRKGDKMAGLVVDSFIGQQEVVLKSLGNYLSNVFAISGATILGDGQVALIVDCNALIK is encoded by the coding sequence ATGGAAGTGAATCAATATTTAGAAGTTTTTATTGATGAAAGCAAAGAGCATTTGCAGGCAATCAATGAAAACTTGTTAGAGCTGGAAAAAAATCCTGAGGATCTTGCAATTGTCAATGAGATTTTCCGGTCTGCCCATACATTAAAAGGAATGTCTGCTACGATGGGATATGAAGATCTGGCTAATTTAACACATAAAATGGAAAATGTTCTTGATGCCATCCGCAATCATAAACTGAAAGTTACAGCTGATATTTTGGACGTGGTCTTCGCTTCGATTGATGATCTGGAAGCAATGGTCCAAGACATTGCGGCCGGCGGTGCAGGGAAGCGGGATGTATCCGATATTGTTGATAAGCTGTTGAAAATTGAAAATGGCGAAATGGTGAGTGAAACAGCTTCTTCTGTACAAATAGAGGCTTCTCCTTCTGTCAGTCCTTCTTCAACTATCAAGTATGATGAATTTGAATACACGGTCATTCAACAGTCAAAAGAGCAAGGTTTTACTTGCTTCGAGATAGCCATTGAATTACGCAGCGACTGCGTATTGAAAGCAGCGCGTGTATTTATGGTATTTGAAGTATTAGAAAAGTGCGGAGAAGTGATTAAGTCAACTCCTTCTACGGAAGAACTGGAAGCAGAACAGTTTGATGAACGCTTTGTAGTTACTCTTATTACTCAAGAGTCTTCTGATGATATCGAAAGTAAGGTGAAAAAGGTATCAGAGGTTGAGCGCGTAACCGTTTCGGAATTTATTGTACCATCAACAGAAATTGAAGAAGCGACAAAAGAAGTAGCAGCTGCAGTTGTACCAGATTCACCAGCTCCTCCTCAGGAAAAAACAGAAAAGAAAGAGGAGCCGAAATCTAGTAATAAGCAACAATCTGTATCTAATAAAACCATTCGCGTCAATATTGAACGGCTTGATATTTTAATGAATCTTTTTGAAGAGCTCGTTATTGACCGGGGAAGACTAGAGCAAATCTCAGGTGAACTAAATAATCCTGAGCTGAATGAAACCGTTGAAAGAATGGCAAGAATCTCGGGGGACCTGCAAACTATTATTCTTAATATGCGGATGGTGCCGGTAGAGACCGTATTTAATCGCTTTCCAAGAATGGTACGTCAGTTAGCCCGTGACTTAAATAAAAAAATCAACTTAGAGATCATCGGTGCTGAAACGGAGCTGGATCGGACAGTAATCGATGAGATCGGCGACCCGCTCGTTCATTTGATTCGTAATGCACTTGACCATGGAGTGGAAACACCTGAAGAACGCAGAGCCAAGGGGAAACCTGAAGAGGGAACTGTTAAGCTAAAAGCTTATCATAGCGGAAATCACGTGTTTATCGAAATTGAAGATGATGGAGCAGGCATTAATAAGGAAAAAGTACTTAATAAGGCACTGTCAAAAGGCATAGTAACAGAAGAACAAGTAGCCTCTATGACAGATAATCAAATTTATGAGCTGATCTTAGCTTCAGGATTTTCTACTGCTGATACGATATCTGATATTTCTGGCCGCGGGGTCGGCTTGGATGTAGTAAAAACAACCATTGAATCTCTCGGAGGTTCCATCAGTATTGAGGCAACCGAGGGAGCGGGCTCAGTATTTCTTATTCAATTGCCATTAACGCTATCAATTATTTCGGTCATGTTAGTGGAAGTGGAAAAAGAAAAATATGCTATTCCTTTATCATCTATTATTGAGACAGCCATCGTGAAAAAAGAAGATGTCTTAAATGCTCATACACAACAAGTCATTGATTTCCGCGGGAAGATTGTCCCGCTTGTCTTCCTGGAAAAAATATTCGAAGTGCCAAGAGAAAGCAAGGAAGATGAGTTTTATTCCATTGTAATCGTGCGCAAAGGGGATAAAATGGCAGGATTAGTCGTAGACTCCTTCATCGGTCAGCAAGAAGTTGTGTTAAAATCACTTGGCAATTATTTATCAAATGTGTTTGCTATCTCAGGTGCTACCATTCTCGGAGATGGTCAAGTAGCTTTGATTGTAGACTGCAATGCCCTGATCAAATAA
- a CDS encoding chemotaxis protein CheC has translation MNYIEKINTTHLDILKEFGNIGAGHAATALSTLLNKQIDMKVPSARIVSFNDMMEMAGGAEEEVVSVSLRIEGEVTGNMFFVLSLRQAESFISNMTGDRAFSFKEAGEKSIGLSAMQELGNILSGSYLSALGDFTRLQIYPSVPELAIDMFGAIISYGLVESSQYGDYAIVIETILKEVQAGYTDEMKGHFFLLPDPLSFGPIFEALGVGLNE, from the coding sequence ATGAATTATATCGAAAAGATTAATACGACCCATTTAGATATTTTAAAAGAATTCGGCAATATTGGTGCCGGACATGCAGCTACTGCTCTTTCTACTTTACTGAACAAACAAATTGATATGAAAGTTCCTAGTGCCCGCATCGTTTCATTTAACGATATGATGGAGATGGCGGGCGGTGCAGAAGAGGAAGTAGTGAGTGTGAGTCTTAGGATTGAAGGAGAAGTTACAGGGAATATGTTCTTTGTTCTTTCCTTAAGGCAAGCGGAAAGCTTTATTAGCAATATGACCGGGGACAGAGCTTTTTCTTTTAAGGAAGCGGGAGAGAAAAGTATCGGTCTCTCTGCCATGCAGGAACTTGGAAACATTTTATCAGGCTCTTACTTATCAGCCCTTGGGGACTTTACTCGCTTACAGATTTATCCTTCCGTTCCAGAACTGGCCATAGATATGTTTGGCGCTATTATTAGCTATGGATTGGTCGAGTCTTCTCAATATGGGGATTATGCGATTGTTATTGAAACAATATTAAAGGAAGTCCAGGCAGGATATACAGACGAAATGAAAGGGCATTTCTTTCTGCTTCCTGATCCTTTATCGTTTGGTCCAATTTTTGAGGCCCTTGGAGTCGGATTAAATGAGTAG